The nucleotide sequence AGCCGGTCCCCAGCCACTCAATGGGCGCTTGGTCAACGCCAAAGCAGGCCGTTAGATGGGGTTGGGGCAATCGATAAACACATGCTCAATAGCAAAGCGTCGCGCCAGGTATTCACCCAACGCTTGCACCCCGTAACGCTCAGTGGCGTGGTGACCGGCGGCGATAAAGCTGATGCCGCTCTCTTGGGCACTGTGGAAGGTCTGCTCAGAGGCCTCCCCTGTCAGATAGAGGTCAACACCCGCCGCGATCGCTTGATCGATGTAGCCCTGCCCGCCGCCCGTGCACCATCCCACGCGGCGGATCATGCCCTCGCCTGTGATTAACAGTGGCTCACGACCAAGCACCTGATGCACATGGCGGGCGAAATCCTGTGCCGTCATGGCCTCGGCAAGTGAGCCGACTAAGCCGACAGTGCTTGGATTTTCAGGCTCCAGCGAGCCTTCTACGGTGATGCCGAGTTGGGCGGCCAGTTGCACGTTATTGCCGACGTCCGCGTGCACATCCAGCGGCAAATGATAGGCCAGCAGGCTCATGTCATTAGCCAGCAAGGTATGCAGGCGGCGCCGCTTCATCCCGGTGACACAGGAGTTCTCGCCCTTCCAAAAATAACCGTGGTGCACCAACACCACGTCAGCACCAGCCTCCACGGCAGCGTCGAGTAGCGCCTGGCTGGCGGTGACCCCACTGACAATACGGCGCACCTGCGGCCGGCCTTCAACCTGCAAGCCGTTGGGGCAATAATCATTGATGCGCGCGGCGTTGAGGTAGCGATCGGCTTCCTCCACCAAGATCGCTAGGGCGATGGCCATTAGAGTTTCCTTATCAATAGTTGCGGGGCGCTGCTTTATTTCCAGGTGCTTCCCTATAATGGCGCACCTTAAGGGGCGCACCTGCCCCCGGCAACCCTCAGGATTGAATCGATGTTCAAGGCCCTGCGTTTCCTCGGCTGGCCCCTACTGGTCGGCGTGCTGTCGGCGTTGCTGATCATGCAATATTTTCCGCAATGGGTCGGCCTGCCGGGGCAGGATGTAAACGTGCGCCAAGCCCCGCTCTTCAGCCGAGCGCAGGAAGGACCGGTGTCTTATGCCGACGCCGTCACTGTCGCTTCACCAGCGGTGGCTAACCTTTACAGCAGCAAGTTCGTTAATAAACCTACGCACCCGCTGTTCGAAGACCCGCAGTTTCGCAAATTCTTCGGCGACAACCTGCCTAGGCAACAGCGTATGGAGTCGAGCCTAGGTTCGGCGGTGATCATGAGTCCGGAAGGCTATTTACTGACTAACAACCACGTGGTGGCGGGCGCCGACCAGATTGTCGTGGCCTTGAAAGATGGCCGTGAAACCCTAGCCCGACTGATTGGCAGTGACCCAGAAACTGACCTCGCCGTATTGAAAATTGACTTGCCAGACCTGCCGTTTATCATCCTCGGCCGCTCAGACAACATCCGTATTGGCGATGTTAGCCTGGCTATCGGCAACCCATTCGGCGTCGGCCAGACCGTGACCATGGGCATTATCAGCGCCACCGGGCGCAACCAGCTCGGCCTCAATACTTACGAAGACTTTATCCAGACCGATGCCGCGATCAACCCCGGTAATTCGGGCGGCGCGCTAGTGGATGCTTACGGCAATCTGGTCGGCATCAACACCGCCATCTTTTCTAAGTCAGGCGGCTCGCAAGGTATCGGCTTTGCTATTCCGGTGAAGCTGGCAATGGAAGTGATGCAGGCAATTATCGAGCACGGCCAGGTGATTCGCGGCTGGCTGGGTATCGAAGTGCAACCGCTGACCCCAGAGCTGGCCGAATCCTTCGGCCTAGACGGTCGCCCCGGCATCGTTGTGGCGGGCATCTATCGCGAGGGGCCGGCGCAAAAGGCCGGGCTGCAGCCCGGCGACCTGATTCTCAGCATTGACGGTGAAACAGCAGGCGATGGTCGCCGCTCAATGAACCAGGTAGCCCGGGCCAAACCTGGCGAGAAGATCCGTATTGATATCTTGCGCAACGGCAAAGCGCTGCAGCTCACCGCAGAAATCGGCGTCAGGCCACCTATCAGCGACAAATAAGTCACGGCATGGATGGCCTGCACACGGCTGCTTAACCTGCACGGCATAAAAAAGCCGGAGCGTTAGATCCGCTCCTGCTATTTAAAGCATGCTGCTTATAGCCCTGCTAGCGCATCCAACAACGCCTGGTTTTGCTCCGGCGTACCGATGCTGATGCGCAAGAACTGAGCAATGCGCTGCTGCTTGAAGTGGCGCACGATGACCCCTTGTTCACGCAAGCCGGCAGCCAAGGTCGCGGCATCTTTATCCGGGTGACGGGCAAAAACGAAGTTCGCCGCTGAAGGCAGCACCTCGAACCCCAGCGTTTGCAATTCAGCCACCATCGCCTCACGGCTGTCGATGACCCGCTGGCAGGTCTGCTCGAAATAATCCTTGTCCTCGAATGCCGCCGCCGCGCCGGCAATTGCCATACGGTCCAGGGGGTAGGAGTTGAAGCTATTTTTAATCCGCTCCAGCGCCTCAATTAAGTCCGGATGACCCACCGCAATACCGACGCGCAAACCGGCCAAGGAGCGTGATTTGGACAATGTCTGGCTGACCAGTAGATTGGGGTACTGGTCCACCAAACTGATGGCCGTTTCGCCGCCAAAATCGATATAGGCCTCATCGACCAGCACCACGGTATCCGGGTTGGCTTTAAGCAGGCGCTCAATCGCCTCCAGCCCCTGCGCGCAGCCCGTCGGAGCATTCGGATTGGGGAAAACGATGCCGCCGTTGGGGCGTACGTAATCCTCTAGGCGAATTTGGAACTGCTCATCCAAGGCAATCGTTTCAGCGGTAATGCCATACAGGCCGCAATACACCGGGTAGAAGCTGTAACTGATGTCCGGGAACAGCAACGGTTGGCCGTGCTGGAAGAGGCCGTGAAAGGCGTGTGCTAGCACTTCATCGGAACCATTGCCAAGGAACACCTGATTGGTCTGCACAGCATAAAAGTCAGCCACCGCCTGCTTCAGCCGTTCGCCGTTTGGGTCCGGGTACAGGCGCAGGTTGTCGTTTAGCTCCGCCTGCATGGCCGCGATTGCTTTGGGCGACGGGCCGTAGGGATTTTCATTGGTGTTGAGCTTAACCAGCTTGGCTAATTTGGGCTGCTCGCCCGGCACGTAAGGCACCAGGTTTTTAACGAAGGGGCTCCAGAATTTGCTCATCTACCCTTCTCTCCTCGAATTCAATTCTTGTAGGGTGAACAACGCTTTTTTGTCCACCGACATTACATGCACATCAGGTGGACAAGAACAGCGTTGTCCACCCTACGCTCAACCCTTGATGCGGTATTCAGCGCTGCGGGCGTGGGCGGTCAGCGACTCGCCACGGGCCAGCACGCTGGCAACTTTGCCTAACTCAGACGCACCTTCTGCCGAACAATGGATGATCGACGAGCGCTTCTGGAAGTCGTACACCCCGAGCGGTGAGGAATAACGCGCGGTACCCGAAGTGGGCAGCACGTGGTTAGGGCCTGCGCAGTAATCACCCAAGGCTTCGGCGGTGAAGCGACCCATAAAGATCGCGCCGGCGTGGCGGATCAACGGCAAGTATTGCTCTGGGTTTTCTACCGACAGCTCCAAGTGTTCCGGCGCGATACGGTTGGCCACCTCAATGGCTTGAGCCATGTCGGCGACCTGGATCAACGCGCCACGGCCTTCAAGAGAGGTGCGCGCAATGCTTTCGCGCTCCAGAGTCGGCAGCAGCTTGGCAATGCTTTGCGCGACGCGATCAAGGAACGCAGCATCCGGGCTGACCAGAATCGACTGCGCGTCTTCGTCGTGCTCGGCTTGGGAGAACAGGTCCATGGCGATCCAGTCCGGGTCGGTCTGACCGTCACACACCACCAGAATCTCCGAAGGGCCGGCGATCATGTC is from Pseudomonas sp. TMP9 and encodes:
- a CDS encoding Nif3-like dinuclear metal center hexameric protein; the encoded protein is MAIALAILVEEADRYLNAARINDYCPNGLQVEGRPQVRRIVSGVTASQALLDAAVEAGADVVLVHHGYFWKGENSCVTGMKRRRLHTLLANDMSLLAYHLPLDVHADVGNNVQLAAQLGITVEGSLEPENPSTVGLVGSLAEAMTAQDFARHVHQVLGREPLLITGEGMIRRVGWCTGGGQGYIDQAIAAGVDLYLTGEASEQTFHSAQESGISFIAAGHHATERYGVQALGEYLARRFAIEHVFIDCPNPI
- the algW gene encoding Do family serine endopeptidase AlgW — protein: MFKALRFLGWPLLVGVLSALLIMQYFPQWVGLPGQDVNVRQAPLFSRAQEGPVSYADAVTVASPAVANLYSSKFVNKPTHPLFEDPQFRKFFGDNLPRQQRMESSLGSAVIMSPEGYLLTNNHVVAGADQIVVALKDGRETLARLIGSDPETDLAVLKIDLPDLPFIILGRSDNIRIGDVSLAIGNPFGVGQTVTMGIISATGRNQLGLNTYEDFIQTDAAINPGNSGGALVDAYGNLVGINTAIFSKSGGSQGIGFAIPVKLAMEVMQAIIEHGQVIRGWLGIEVQPLTPELAESFGLDGRPGIVVAGIYREGPAQKAGLQPGDLILSIDGETAGDGRRSMNQVARAKPGEKIRIDILRNGKALQLTAEIGVRPPISDK
- the hisC gene encoding histidinol-phosphate transaminase; protein product: MSKFWSPFVKNLVPYVPGEQPKLAKLVKLNTNENPYGPSPKAIAAMQAELNDNLRLYPDPNGERLKQAVADFYAVQTNQVFLGNGSDEVLAHAFHGLFQHGQPLLFPDISYSFYPVYCGLYGITAETIALDEQFQIRLEDYVRPNGGIVFPNPNAPTGCAQGLEAIERLLKANPDTVVLVDEAYIDFGGETAISLVDQYPNLLVSQTLSKSRSLAGLRVGIAVGHPDLIEALERIKNSFNSYPLDRMAIAGAAAAFEDKDYFEQTCQRVIDSREAMVAELQTLGFEVLPSAANFVFARHPDKDAATLAAGLREQGVIVRHFKQQRIAQFLRISIGTPEQNQALLDALAGL